A single Balneola sp. DNA region contains:
- a CDS encoding PDZ domain-containing protein, whose translation MKKRDFYLTALLLVLVGVSIGTIFALYSINPELAPLSEVKVTEVKKSDKPFISEEELAKYDTRFVFKAIAEEVTPTVVYIETIIPVDVPDDENHSFSENLWDRIVPRRARTVGSGVVITNDGYILTNYHVIEGAVRNGLKVVLNDKREFDAVLVGQDPSTDLAVIKINANGLQAVTVGNSDSVDVGEWVLAIGNPFRLRSTVTAGIVSALSRDVQIINDRMRIESFIQTDAAINKGNSGGALVNTSGQLVGINTAIASQSGAYQGYGFAVPSNLAIKVATDIIQFGEVKRALLGVSIASVDYDRALDLGLDEVRGVEILSVSRDGAAALSGLLPGDIVFEVNDQPVNESNELQEKVAVLRPGDLVDLLVWRKGREFKTSVLLKMLEPEPEDELVFADEPVESNEIPEGDNSGVEVEEFDLGFRVMALVKPENEKQYDLIISHVYKYSEAWNRGLRENQKILAVDEETVEDIQSLKDLISRKLIDQRSVILEVVNEENAKGYIELERN comes from the coding sequence ATGAAGAAAAGAGATTTTTATTTAACCGCGTTGCTCCTGGTATTGGTTGGTGTATCAATCGGAACCATATTCGCATTATATAGCATAAACCCAGAATTAGCTCCTCTTTCTGAGGTTAAAGTAACCGAGGTTAAGAAAAGTGATAAGCCCTTTATAAGCGAAGAAGAACTCGCAAAATATGATACCCGGTTTGTTTTCAAAGCAATTGCTGAAGAAGTAACTCCAACGGTAGTTTATATCGAGACTATAATACCCGTAGATGTACCAGATGATGAGAATCATAGTTTTTCTGAAAATCTTTGGGACAGGATTGTTCCAAGAAGAGCTCGTACGGTAGGCTCGGGAGTAGTAATTACAAACGATGGATATATCCTCACCAACTATCATGTAATTGAAGGAGCTGTTAGAAATGGACTCAAAGTAGTTCTAAATGACAAAAGAGAATTTGATGCTGTACTCGTAGGGCAGGATCCTAGTACCGATTTAGCTGTTATTAAAATTAATGCCAATGGACTTCAGGCCGTTACAGTAGGTAATAGCGACAGTGTTGATGTTGGAGAATGGGTGCTGGCAATTGGTAATCCTTTTAGACTTCGATCAACAGTAACGGCAGGTATTGTGAGCGCATTAAGTAGAGATGTACAGATTATTAATGATAGAATGCGCATCGAGAGTTTTATTCAAACTGATGCAGCCATAAACAAAGGAAATAGCGGTGGAGCATTAGTTAACACAAGTGGGCAACTTGTAGGAATTAATACTGCTATTGCTTCCCAAAGCGGGGCGTACCAGGGTTATGGATTTGCTGTTCCTAGTAATCTTGCAATCAAAGTTGCTACCGATATCATTCAGTTTGGAGAAGTAAAAAGGGCACTTCTAGGTGTTAGTATTGCATCAGTAGACTATGATAGAGCCTTAGATTTAGGGCTGGATGAAGTACGAGGCGTTGAGATTCTATCAGTGAGTAGAGACGGAGCTGCAGCGCTATCCGGTTTATTACCTGGTGATATTGTTTTCGAAGTAAATGATCAACCCGTTAATGAATCCAATGAGTTACAGGAAAAAGTAGCGGTTCTACGTCCTGGCGACCTTGTAGATCTATTGGTATGGAGAAAGGGAAGAGAGTTTAAAACAAGTGTATTGCTTAAGATGCTTGAGCCAGAACCGGAAGATGAATTAGTATTTGCAGATGAACCCGTCGAATCAAATGAAATTCCCGAAGGAGATAACTCAGGGGTAGAAGTAGAAGAGTTTGATTTGGGCTTTAGAGTAATGGCATTGGTTAAACCCGAAAATGAAAAGCAATACGATTTGATAATCAGCCATGTATATAAATATTCGGAGGCATGGAACAGGGGTTTAAGGGAAAATCAAAAAATTTTAGCAGTTGATGAAGAAACAGTTGAAGATATCCAATCTTTAAAAGACCTTATTTCCCGAAAGTTAATTGATCAACGCTCGGTAATCCTTGAAGTAGTAAATGAAGAAAACGCAAAGGGTTATATAGAGCTAGAAAGGAATTAA
- a CDS encoding amidohydrolase yields the protein MKKSLLTLLALFTVISLQAQETGSVLIKNATVVTITNGELENTDVLIRDGKITRIGENLSAPRGVETIDATGKYLSPGIIDAHSHLNTVSTNESRNPVTAEVTMEESVNPNDIAIYRAIAGGTTSIHLMHGSANVIGGQGETLKLRYGASQDGMRMANAPRTIKFALGENPTRVHGQGSGIHPRTRMSVEQVIREHFDMAIDYKRNREEYLTAKTTYDRRKRGVPPVPVAQNLRLEVLSDIIDGEILVHCHSYRADEILMLMRVFNDYGVKNYTFQHANEAFKVAPELAKNGAHTSIFADWWAYKFEVYYSTAYNATILNENGVINSINSDSDELIRHLNHETGKTIRYGQTSVEDALKMITINPAIQLGIEDRVGSIEEGKDGDVVIWSGHPISIYSKVEQTYIDGKKYFDLNEDPADMRISVNPGQDYETASFSSEILAGRHVDACMEDTFILFEGTNHSHE from the coding sequence ATGAAGAAAAGTCTATTGACATTGTTAGCATTGTTCACTGTTATAAGCCTTCAGGCTCAGGAAACAGGTTCAGTGCTTATTAAGAATGCAACTGTAGTAACCATTACAAATGGTGAGCTAGAAAATACGGATGTACTTATTCGTGATGGTAAAATTACCAGAATCGGAGAAAACCTTTCAGCACCAAGAGGAGTGGAAACTATTGATGCTACCGGTAAATATCTAAGTCCTGGCATTATTGATGCCCATTCTCATTTAAATACAGTTAGTACAAATGAATCACGGAATCCGGTTACTGCTGAGGTTACGATGGAAGAATCGGTTAACCCAAATGATATAGCCATTTACCGGGCTATAGCAGGTGGAACTACTAGTATTCATCTTATGCATGGTTCTGCTAATGTTATTGGAGGACAGGGCGAAACTTTGAAGCTTCGCTATGGAGCCTCACAAGATGGAATGAGAATGGCAAATGCTCCAAGAACTATAAAGTTTGCATTAGGTGAAAACCCAACCCGGGTTCATGGCCAGGGAAGTGGAATCCACCCTCGCACCAGAATGTCTGTAGAACAAGTAATCCGTGAGCATTTTGATATGGCTATCGATTACAAAAGAAATCGAGAAGAATACCTTACTGCAAAAACCACTTACGATCGAAGAAAACGAGGGGTGCCACCAGTGCCAGTAGCCCAAAACCTTAGATTGGAAGTACTAAGTGATATCATAGATGGTGAGATTCTTGTTCACTGCCATTCGTATCGTGCTGATGAGATTCTTATGCTTATGAGAGTATTCAACGATTATGGGGTTAAAAACTACACCTTTCAGCATGCTAACGAAGCATTCAAAGTAGCACCAGAGTTAGCAAAGAACGGCGCTCACACTTCCATTTTTGCAGACTGGTGGGCCTATAAATTTGAGGTGTATTACTCAACAGCATATAACGCTACTATTCTTAATGAGAATGGAGTTATCAATAGTATTAATAGTGATAGTGATGAGTTGATTAGGCATTTAAATCATGAAACCGGAAAGACTATCAGATATGGACAAACTTCAGTAGAAGACGCGCTCAAAATGATTACGATCAATCCTGCTATTCAACTTGGAATTGAAGATAGGGTAGGAAGTATTGAAGAAGGTAAAGATGGTGACGTTGTTATTTGGAGTGGACATCCGATTAGTATCTACAGCAAGGTGGAACAAACCTATATCGACGGTAAAAAATACTTCGACCTGAATGAAGACCCTGCTGATATGAGGATTTCAGTAAATCCTGGACAGGATTATGAAACAGCATCATTCTCCAGTGAAATCCTGGCAGGACGTCATGTAGACGCTTGCATGGAAGATACATTTATTCTGTTCGAAGGAACCAATCACAGTCATGAGTAG
- a CDS encoding amidohydrolase: MSRGRIMKSIIKYILVVLLVAGFGQANAQITEKPGFGKYAITGATIHTVTNGTIENGVVLIEGKYITLVGNNARVPADFTKIEADGKHVYPGFMDSGSQLGLVEINAVPVTVDSREVGNFNPNVVAFTAFNPHSVAIPVTRVSGVTHVMTAPSSGRISGQGSIMNLWGYSPDSMAIDARAGMVVSWPSSMKRGSFDRRSDKEIKEEFEEQVKELDDMLDKARFYNSMMEAYEDDPNGKEQPDKNIYLESMRETVRGETPVVISVTRDKDILEAIKWATDEKNEDLNVIFYNVQEGWRVADEIAEAGIPCLVKALYLPLRPYDHIHRPYENAGALHKAGVKVAIISGEIENVRNLSFEAGYAAAYGLGVEEALKAVTINPAQIFGIDDMVGSIEEGKMANLFISDGDPFEPVTQIEQVFISGYMIPMVSRHTQLYEEFLDRDSVE; this comes from the coding sequence ATGAGTAGGGGGCGAATTATGAAATCAATAATTAAATACATACTTGTCGTTTTATTAGTCGCCGGATTTGGGCAAGCTAATGCTCAAATAACCGAAAAACCCGGCTTTGGTAAATACGCAATCACTGGAGCTACCATACATACGGTAACGAACGGGACTATTGAAAATGGGGTAGTGCTAATAGAAGGGAAATACATTACCCTGGTGGGTAATAATGCCAGAGTGCCCGCCGACTTCACAAAAATTGAAGCGGATGGTAAACATGTTTATCCGGGCTTTATGGACTCAGGAAGCCAGCTTGGATTGGTTGAAATCAATGCAGTTCCAGTAACAGTAGATAGTCGCGAAGTGGGTAACTTTAATCCAAATGTAGTGGCATTTACTGCCTTTAACCCTCACAGTGTGGCCATTCCGGTAACCAGGGTAAGTGGAGTTACTCATGTAATGACTGCACCTTCATCAGGGCGAATATCGGGACAAGGTTCGATAATGAACCTTTGGGGATATTCTCCTGATTCTATGGCGATTGATGCGAGAGCTGGTATGGTTGTATCATGGCCTTCTTCTATGAAGAGAGGTTCTTTTGATCGTCGTAGCGACAAGGAAATAAAAGAAGAATTTGAAGAACAGGTGAAAGAGCTGGATGACATGCTTGATAAAGCCCGGTTTTATAATTCTATGATGGAAGCTTACGAGGATGATCCGAATGGCAAAGAACAGCCAGATAAAAATATTTATCTCGAATCAATGCGAGAAACAGTTCGCGGTGAAACACCTGTTGTAATTAGTGTTACTCGTGACAAGGATATTCTTGAAGCAATAAAGTGGGCTACTGATGAGAAGAATGAGGACCTAAATGTTATTTTTTATAATGTACAAGAAGGTTGGCGTGTAGCTGATGAAATAGCTGAAGCAGGTATTCCGTGTTTAGTTAAAGCGCTCTATTTACCATTACGACCTTATGATCACATCCATCGTCCGTATGAAAATGCAGGAGCACTTCATAAAGCCGGAGTGAAAGTAGCGATTATTTCAGGTGAGATAGAAAACGTACGAAATCTTTCTTTCGAAGCCGGATATGCAGCTGCTTACGGATTAGGAGTAGAAGAAGCACTTAAGGCCGTTACTATAAATCCAGCTCAAATTTTTGGAATCGATGATATGGTAGGTTCTATAGAAGAAGGAAAAATGGCAAATCTGTTCATTTCAGATGGAGATCCATTTGAACCGGTAACTCAAATTGAACAAGTGTTTATTTCGGGTTATATGATACCTATGGTAAGCAGGCATACCCAACTGTATGAAGAATTCCTTGACAGAGATTCTGTAGAGTAA
- a CDS encoding DUF1446 domain-containing protein: MKEFIRIASGQGFWGDLPNAPVKQVKNGPIDYLVMDYLAEVTMSIMQKQKMKNSDWGYARDFVQVISQILPEISTQGVKVISNAGGVNPLACKDEILKVAKEAGFTNIKVAVLGGDNILPDIDTLLQEGHTLNNMDTEEPISTVKDSLLSANVYFGCRGIVDALELGADIIVTGRVTDTGLTLAPMIHEFGWDFEDFDKVSVGTIAGHILECGAQASGGNFTDWEKVEDFSNIGFPIVEAYPNGEFYVTKHEGTGGLVSSQTVKEQLLYEIGNPKDYITPDVVADFTSIQVKDVGPDRVKVFGITGLPYTDSYKVSASYNSGYKLSSTLVYSWPDALKKAEKGAEILEKRAKDLGLQIDEFNKEFVGYNGTNEKPIDQYEGVDDFDEIQMRISVMGPEKKDIDRFGMEIAPLILTGPSGVTGFAGGRPKASEVVAYWPALLDKEAVDYNVTVFNIE, from the coding sequence GTGAAGGAATTTATCAGAATTGCATCAGGGCAAGGTTTTTGGGGTGATCTCCCTAACGCCCCTGTTAAACAAGTTAAAAACGGCCCAATTGATTATTTAGTGATGGATTATTTGGCGGAAGTCACCATGTCCATCATGCAGAAGCAAAAGATGAAAAACTCTGATTGGGGCTATGCCAGAGATTTTGTTCAGGTAATCAGTCAAATCCTTCCTGAAATCAGTACACAAGGAGTTAAGGTGATAAGTAATGCTGGAGGGGTAAATCCTTTAGCATGTAAGGATGAGATCCTTAAGGTCGCCAAAGAAGCTGGTTTCACAAATATAAAGGTAGCAGTGCTAGGTGGAGATAACATCTTGCCAGATATTGATACGCTGCTTCAGGAAGGGCATACCCTAAACAACATGGATACCGAAGAACCCATCTCAACGGTAAAGGATAGTTTACTAAGTGCGAATGTTTACTTCGGCTGCCGAGGTATTGTTGACGCTCTGGAATTAGGTGCGGATATAATTGTTACCGGCCGGGTTACCGATACCGGATTGACACTGGCACCTATGATTCATGAATTTGGATGGGATTTTGAGGACTTTGATAAAGTTTCAGTTGGTACGATTGCGGGTCACATCCTTGAGTGTGGAGCCCAGGCATCAGGAGGTAATTTCACCGATTGGGAAAAAGTGGAAGATTTTTCGAACATAGGATTTCCAATTGTAGAAGCATATCCAAATGGTGAGTTTTATGTAACTAAGCATGAGGGAACGGGTGGGTTAGTTAGTTCACAAACAGTAAAAGAACAGCTCCTCTATGAGATCGGGAATCCTAAGGATTATATCACTCCCGATGTAGTAGCTGATTTTACATCTATCCAAGTAAAAGATGTGGGTCCAGACAGGGTAAAAGTATTCGGAATAACGGGATTGCCATATACCGATTCTTATAAAGTATCAGCTAGTTATAACAGCGGGTACAAACTTTCATCTACATTAGTATACAGTTGGCCTGATGCACTCAAAAAAGCGGAGAAAGGTGCAGAGATTTTAGAAAAAAGGGCCAAAGACCTGGGTTTACAAATTGATGAATTCAATAAAGAGTTTGTAGGTTACAACGGAACAAATGAAAAGCCTATTGATCAATATGAGGGAGTGGATGACTTCGATGAAATTCAGATGAGGATTTCAGTGATGGGTCCCGAAAAGAAAGACATTGATCGATTTGGAATGGAAATAGCGCCGCTAATTCTAACTGGGCCAAGTGGAGTTACAGGATTTGCAGGAGGTAGACCTAAAGCAAGTGAAGTTGTTGCTTACTGGCCGGCGCTGTTAGATAAAGAAGCTGTGGATTATAATGTAACTGTATTCAATATAGAGTGA
- a CDS encoding ABC transporter ATP-binding protein produces the protein MGALKDLNSYLKKYKMTVFLGALFLTAANFFLVWIPVLIRRTIDQVETLSNDNFVVPESLIETLFTSEVGKVLGYNSLYLIGTVALYGFFLFLTRQTLIVTSRKVEFDMRNQILEKLMSLPQKFYEKYSQGEVYVRASEDVNKVREYYGPVIMYSINTITRAAFVITMMYLVNKELMLWALIPLPLLSIFAYWITGFIHKHSIIIQEQYSLLAGQGKETFSSIRLIKAYNREENEQIKFEELSEDYRKKKLRLDLIESLFHPGLNFLIGISLIIVIWQGGNMIIEGSLTVGNIAEFLIYVAYLIWPVAALGYTMNRFQKSLASWYRIKEVLDYPSESNEKKGEEPKEIKGDLEFRNVSFRYPDAQEFAIKELNLTINAGQNVAIVGRTGSGKTSLIQLIPRLFDPTEGKILLDGKDIKEYSLSNLRRAVGFVPQETFLFSDTIGENIAFGVEEADQKLIESAAEKAQVKDNILDFEKKFSTMLGERGITLSGGQKQRTAIARALIKNPQILIFDDSLSAIDTKTEDAILKQLDKEMGGRTTIMISHRISTIKGADIIYYIEDGSIVEHGTHEELLEKDGHYKTMYTKQLLEQELAEI, from the coding sequence ATGGGTGCCCTTAAAGATTTAAATAGCTACTTAAAGAAATACAAGATGACGGTATTTCTTGGTGCCCTATTCCTTACAGCAGCAAACTTCTTTCTGGTTTGGATTCCTGTTCTTATTCGTCGCACTATCGATCAGGTTGAAACACTGTCTAATGACAACTTTGTTGTTCCAGAATCTCTCATTGAAACTTTGTTTACAAGCGAAGTTGGCAAAGTACTGGGATATAATTCATTGTACTTGATCGGTACAGTTGCACTATATGGTTTTTTCCTTTTTCTAACTCGTCAGACCCTGATCGTTACTTCCAGGAAAGTGGAATTCGATATGAGGAATCAGATTTTAGAAAAGCTCATGTCATTGCCACAAAAGTTCTATGAGAAATACTCACAAGGTGAAGTTTATGTTCGTGCATCAGAGGATGTAAACAAAGTGCGTGAGTATTATGGGCCTGTGATCATGTATAGTATCAATACAATTACCAGGGCTGCTTTTGTAATTACAATGATGTACCTGGTTAATAAGGAACTCATGTTATGGGCATTAATTCCACTTCCTCTGCTTTCAATATTTGCATACTGGATTACAGGCTTTATTCATAAGCATTCGATTATCATCCAGGAGCAATACTCTTTGCTGGCTGGTCAAGGGAAGGAAACCTTTTCAAGCATTAGGTTAATCAAAGCCTACAACCGAGAAGAGAATGAGCAGATTAAATTTGAAGAGCTAAGTGAAGACTACAGGAAGAAGAAATTACGCCTCGACCTAATTGAATCACTTTTTCACCCGGGTCTTAATTTTTTGATCGGTATTTCTCTCATTATTGTAATATGGCAGGGTGGCAATATGATTATAGAAGGAAGTCTTACCGTAGGTAATATTGCTGAATTTTTGATTTATGTCGCTTACCTGATTTGGCCCGTTGCAGCGCTTGGCTATACTATGAATCGCTTTCAAAAGTCTTTGGCTTCCTGGTATAGAATTAAAGAAGTACTTGACTACCCATCAGAAAGCAATGAAAAGAAGGGTGAAGAACCAAAAGAAATTAAAGGAGATCTTGAATTCAGGAATGTATCCTTTCGTTATCCCGATGCTCAGGAATTTGCTATAAAAGAGCTAAATCTTACAATTAATGCTGGTCAAAATGTAGCTATTGTTGGTAGAACGGGCTCAGGTAAAACCAGTCTTATTCAATTAATCCCAAGATTATTTGATCCAACTGAGGGTAAAATTTTATTAGATGGTAAAGACATAAAAGAGTATTCGCTCTCTAACCTAAGAAGAGCTGTTGGGTTTGTTCCTCAGGAGACTTTTCTATTTTCGGATACTATTGGTGAGAATATTGCATTTGGAGTTGAGGAAGCGGATCAGAAGTTAATAGAATCGGCTGCAGAAAAAGCTCAAGTAAAGGATAATATTTTGGATTTTGAGAAAAAATTCTCGACTATGCTTGGCGAAAGGGGGATAACCTTATCAGGAGGACAGAAACAAAGGACAGCGATTGCAAGAGCTCTGATAAAAAATCCCCAGATTTTGATCTTTGACGATTCATTAAGTGCTATTGATACAAAAACAGAAGACGCGATTTTAAAACAGTTGGATAAAGAGATGGGAGGAAGAACCACCATCATGATAAGTCATAGAATATCAACAATTAAAGGTGCCGATATAATTTATTACATTGAAGACGGCAGTATTGTGGAGCATGGAACCCATGAAGAACTTTTGGAAAAAGATGGTCATTACAAGACCATGTACACTAAACAATTACTAGAACAAGAATTAGCAGAAATATAA
- the rnz gene encoding ribonuclease Z — MIVVPLGIASATPTSTRHLPSVALWREGSVYLFDCGENAQMGMLQAGLKRSKIDCIFISHFDVDHYSGLMGLLSTLQLQRRDRELIIAGPKGIKEFVEWNLNFSGVELGFEVTYNEVDEGEEVTRVVDADDFYVEARPLKHRRFCLGYRFQEKDKPGKVDAAKAAQFGITDDEQFKELKAGNNLTLDDGKVIEAYEIVGHPRPGDSFAYVTDTEYCPNAVKLAMNTNILYHEATFGNQLADKAKETGHSTAADAARVATEAQTKLLVIGHFSARYTNLHVLLKEAREGFYPTWLANELRPIFTDPTHERGIITPKVELKDLTKNPPRQSGGGGSRHSGRRDSRDSRDHRGQSRGGKNFRSRRGGGGNYNRDNRDSRGGGGYRSGGGNRYGGGSNDRYRNDRYDRGGDSNRSYGSSSYNRDRNDQDNTQPNKTITPRTSYDDFDRF; from the coding sequence ATGATTGTAGTACCATTAGGAATAGCATCAGCAACGCCAACCTCAACCCGCCATTTACCTTCAGTTGCTCTTTGGAGAGAAGGAAGTGTCTATTTATTTGATTGTGGAGAAAATGCTCAAATGGGCATGCTGCAAGCAGGGTTAAAACGATCTAAAATTGATTGCATATTTATATCGCATTTCGATGTAGATCACTATTCAGGATTGATGGGGCTTCTGTCTACGTTGCAACTACAGCGACGAGACCGTGAACTTATCATTGCTGGCCCAAAAGGGATCAAAGAATTCGTTGAGTGGAATTTAAATTTCTCTGGCGTTGAACTCGGTTTCGAAGTGACCTATAACGAGGTTGATGAAGGAGAAGAGGTAACCAGAGTAGTAGATGCAGACGATTTCTATGTAGAAGCTCGACCACTTAAACACAGACGTTTTTGCCTTGGCTACAGATTCCAGGAAAAAGACAAACCTGGTAAAGTAGACGCTGCTAAAGCGGCGCAGTTTGGAATTACTGATGACGAGCAGTTCAAAGAATTAAAGGCAGGAAACAATCTTACACTTGATGACGGCAAAGTGATCGAAGCTTATGAGATTGTAGGACACCCAAGACCGGGAGATAGTTTTGCTTATGTGACTGATACGGAATACTGTCCAAATGCAGTGAAGCTAGCTATGAATACCAATATCCTTTATCATGAGGCAACTTTTGGTAATCAATTAGCCGATAAAGCTAAAGAAACCGGACATTCTACCGCAGCAGATGCTGCCAGAGTAGCTACTGAAGCCCAAACTAAATTATTAGTCATTGGTCATTTCTCAGCACGCTATACTAACCTGCACGTACTATTAAAAGAAGCCAGAGAAGGTTTTTACCCGACCTGGTTGGCAAATGAACTAAGACCTATCTTTACTGATCCTACTCATGAAAGAGGTATTATCACTCCAAAAGTAGAATTGAAGGATCTTACTAAAAATCCTCCAAGACAAAGTGGTGGAGGAGGCTCAAGACATTCAGGAAGACGGGATAGTCGTGATAGTAGAGATCATAGAGGTCAAAGCCGCGGAGGGAAAAACTTCCGATCTAGAAGAGGAGGCGGTGGAAATTACAACCGTGATAATCGAGACAGTCGTGGCGGCGGCGGTTATCGAAGTGGTGGTGGAAATCGATACGGTGGTGGCTCCAATGATCGATACCGAAACGATAGATATGATCGTGGAGGAGATAGCAACAGATCATATGGAAGCAGCTCGTATAATCGTGATCGAAATGATCAGGATAATACACAGCCAAATAAAACGATTACTCCGAGAACTTCATACGACGATTTCGATAGATTCTAA
- a CDS encoding ABC transporter ATP-binding protein produces MIRRLYFFVRPYRWYVLLAVVLTLSASFLGTIRPKLTQVAIDDYIALNDFEGLLNIILLLFGALIGEFILLMANTYLTRWFGQGTLYSLRNTIFKKIKSLHVQFFDKNPIGRLITRTTSDVEALSELLSDGVVAIIGDLFRIIFILYFMFSMNWELSIVTIAVLPVLFYATFWFKEKVRVAFLKVRDQIANLNSFVQEHINGMDVVQLFNREKKQLKKFKAINNDHKEAHVETIFYFSIFWPIVEVFSSFAMALIVWYGGGRALMGGVSFGVLLAFIQYSRQFFMPIRGLSEKFNTLQSALASSERIFNVLDTDTEVVEADDPRKIENPRGEIVFENVWFKYNEGEDYVLKNVSFKASPGESIAIVGATGAGKTTIINLLLRFYEIERGSIKLDGVDIRDISLKELRQYFSLVLQDNALFTGSIIDNITLGEESITRDHVIKAAHQVEAHRFIEKLPGTYDFELKKQGTSLSMGQRQLICFVRAMVFDPKILILDEATSSIDSETEALVNEASIRMMEGRTSIVIAHRLSTIQHADKILVMHKGEIREEGSHAELILREGGIYKKLYELQYKEQLVEG; encoded by the coding sequence CTGATTCGACGGCTTTACTTTTTCGTAAGGCCCTACCGATGGTATGTGTTACTTGCGGTAGTACTTACACTTTCTGCTTCCTTTCTTGGAACTATCCGCCCCAAACTTACCCAGGTAGCCATAGATGATTACATCGCTCTTAACGATTTTGAAGGGCTTTTAAATATCATCCTCTTACTGTTTGGGGCCTTGATTGGAGAGTTCATCCTTCTCATGGCAAATACCTACCTAACCCGGTGGTTTGGACAAGGGACTCTTTATTCACTAAGGAATACCATCTTTAAAAAGATCAAGTCCCTCCATGTCCAATTTTTTGATAAGAACCCAATAGGAAGGCTTATTACTCGAACAACGAGTGATGTCGAAGCGCTTAGTGAACTTCTTTCAGATGGGGTAGTAGCAATTATTGGAGACTTATTCAGAATTATCTTCATTCTTTACTTCATGTTCTCAATGAACTGGGAGTTAAGTATAGTTACTATTGCCGTGCTTCCCGTTTTATTCTATGCAACATTCTGGTTTAAGGAAAAGGTAAGAGTAGCTTTCCTAAAAGTTCGTGATCAGATCGCCAATCTGAACTCTTTTGTCCAGGAACATATAAATGGGATGGATGTAGTTCAGCTATTTAACAGAGAAAAGAAGCAACTCAAAAAGTTCAAGGCTATAAATAACGATCATAAAGAAGCTCATGTCGAAACTATTTTCTATTTCTCCATTTTCTGGCCGATTGTAGAAGTTTTTTCAAGTTTTGCTATGGCTTTAATCGTTTGGTATGGTGGCGGTAGAGCACTGATGGGAGGAGTTAGTTTTGGAGTTTTATTAGCTTTTATACAGTACTCAAGGCAATTCTTTATGCCAATCAGAGGGTTATCTGAGAAATTCAATACACTACAATCAGCTCTAGCTTCATCTGAGCGAATTTTTAATGTACTGGATACTGATACCGAGGTAGTTGAAGCCGACGATCCTCGTAAGATTGAAAACCCCAGAGGGGAGATAGTTTTTGAAAATGTATGGTTCAAGTATAATGAGGGAGAAGATTACGTACTTAAGAATGTCTCTTTCAAAGCAAGTCCCGGAGAAAGCATTGCCATTGTTGGAGCTACAGGGGCAGGGAAAACAACGATTATCAACCTCTTGTTACGGTTCTATGAAATCGAACGTGGTTCTATAAAGCTTGATGGTGTAGATATTCGAGATATATCCTTGAAAGAACTGAGGCAATACTTTTCCTTAGTTCTACAGGATAATGCATTATTTACAGGCTCTATTATAGATAATATTACTCTGGGAGAAGAGTCTATAACTCGGGATCATGTTATTAAAGCTGCACACCAGGTCGAAGCGCATAGGTTTATTGAAAAGTTGCCGGGTACATACGATTTTGAATTAAAAAAACAGGGAACATCACTCTCAATGGGGCAGCGTCAACTCATTTGTTTTGTTAGAGCGATGGTTTTTGATCCTAAAATTTTAATTCTTGATGAAGCCACATCAAGTATAGATTCAGAAACAGAAGCACTTGTTAATGAGGCTAGCATCAGAATGATGGAAGGAAGGACTTCCATTGTTATTGCCCACAGACTTTCTACCATTCAACATGCCGACAAAATTTTGGTGATGCATAAGGGAGAGATTAGGGAAGAGGGAAGTCATGCAGAGCTTATTCTCAGGGAAGGCGGAATTTACAAGAAGCTGTATGAACTCCAGTACAAAGAACAGTTAGTTGAGGGGTAA
- a CDS encoding molybdenum cofactor carrier, with protein MKIKRVLSGGQTGTDQAALQAAIDIGIEHGGWCPPGRISEEGKIPEHFNLTETPEDKDSSAPKIPCSQRTIWNVRDADATIIFLPDKRFDIGTHLSIHASKKMNKNFLVVDPYQSNTLKQIKKWLNSLDGDILNVSGPKESKYPGIYKKIYSVIKEVLPLN; from the coding sequence ATGAAAATTAAGCGGGTATTATCAGGCGGACAAACGGGTACAGATCAGGCTGCACTACAAGCAGCAATTGATATCGGTATTGAACATGGAGGGTGGTGCCCTCCCGGAAGAATATCAGAAGAAGGAAAAATACCTGAGCACTTTAACCTTACAGAAACCCCTGAAGATAAGGATAGCTCTGCACCAAAAATTCCGTGCTCCCAACGAACAATATGGAATGTACGTGACGCAGATGCCACAATAATCTTTCTTCCTGACAAGAGGTTCGATATAGGAACTCATCTTTCTATCCACGCTTCCAAGAAAATGAATAAGAATTTCCTCGTAGTGGATCCTTATCAATCGAATACTTTGAAGCAAATCAAAAAATGGCTCAATTCTTTAGATGGTGATATTCTTAATGTAAGCGGACCGAAAGAAAGTAAATATCCGGGTATCTATAAGAAAATATACAGTGTCATAAAGGAGGTTTTACCCCTCAACTAA